The following coding sequences are from one Thermaerobacter subterraneus DSM 13965 window:
- the hflX gene encoding GTPase HflX — MTGDSAGGSPRRRPERALLVGVSWERGGRLSPEERLAELRELARSAGAEVVGEIRQRRDRPEPATLIGPGKVQEVAEARRRLEADVVIFDRDLTPAQQRNLERAIGGKVIDRTQLILDIFASRARTREGQLQVELAQLQYLLPRLAGMGEALSRLGGGIGTRGPGETRLEVDRRRIRRRIAGLRRLLAEVRRQRQTQRKGRRRAGLPVVALVGYTNAGKTTLHAALVRRFGAVPAGAVVAGRDRLFDTLDPAVRRVEWPGLGPVLVADTVGFIHDLPPHLIAAFRATLEEVLEADLLLHVVDVSQPRWPVDVDTVEEILDDLGAVQPRLLVLNKIDRGEAGGEGARGEAAGGEETRRHDAECKGGEAGGGEAWGRESGDGSRDPRGEGRPPEAIPTAHPLPAAPLSGENAAPAGIGGRAVRVSALTGQGLDRLAVAVAELLGRDRRRVRVEVPYHRSDLRSRIHAGGPVLAEEPVPAGWSLVALLPQAEIGRLRRAGCRIEDAAIGDAEDGARRLDGSRP, encoded by the coding sequence TTGACGGGCGACAGCGCCGGCGGAAGTCCCCGCCGGCGGCCGGAAAGGGCGCTGCTGGTGGGCGTCAGCTGGGAGCGGGGCGGGCGCCTCTCCCCCGAGGAGCGGCTGGCCGAGCTGAGGGAATTGGCCCGCTCCGCGGGGGCGGAGGTGGTGGGGGAGATCCGCCAGCGGCGGGACCGGCCGGAGCCCGCCACCCTGATCGGGCCGGGCAAGGTCCAGGAGGTGGCGGAGGCCCGCCGGCGGCTCGAAGCCGACGTGGTGATCTTCGATCGGGACCTGACCCCGGCCCAGCAGCGGAACCTGGAGCGGGCCATCGGCGGCAAGGTGATCGACCGCACCCAGCTGATCCTCGACATCTTCGCGTCCCGGGCCCGGACCAGGGAGGGCCAGCTGCAGGTCGAACTGGCCCAGCTGCAGTACCTGCTGCCCCGCCTGGCCGGCATGGGCGAAGCCCTCTCCCGCCTGGGCGGCGGGATCGGCACCCGGGGCCCTGGCGAGACCCGCCTGGAGGTCGACCGCCGCCGCATCCGCCGCCGGATCGCGGGCCTGCGCCGGCTGCTCGCCGAAGTCCGCCGCCAGCGCCAGACCCAGCGCAAGGGGCGGCGCCGGGCGGGGCTGCCCGTGGTGGCGCTGGTGGGCTACACCAACGCCGGCAAGACCACCCTGCACGCCGCGCTGGTCCGGCGGTTCGGGGCCGTCCCGGCCGGTGCGGTGGTGGCGGGCCGCGACCGGCTGTTCGACACCCTGGACCCCGCGGTGCGGCGGGTCGAGTGGCCCGGTCTGGGGCCCGTTCTGGTGGCCGACACCGTGGGGTTCATCCACGACCTGCCGCCCCACCTGATCGCCGCCTTCCGCGCCACCCTGGAAGAGGTCCTGGAAGCGGACCTGCTGCTCCACGTGGTCGACGTTTCCCAGCCGCGGTGGCCCGTGGATGTGGACACGGTGGAGGAGATCCTCGATGACCTGGGCGCCGTCCAGCCCCGGCTGCTGGTGCTGAACAAGATCGACCGGGGGGAGGCCGGGGGAGAGGGGGCGAGGGGAGAGGCGGCCGGCGGCGAGGAGACCCGACGACACGATGCGGAGTGCAAGGGCGGGGAGGCCGGCGGCGGCGAGGCCTGGGGAAGGGAATCCGGAGACGGGAGCAGGGACCCCAGGGGAGAAGGCAGGCCGCCCGAGGCCATCCCGACGGCGCATCCCCTGCCGGCGGCCCCCTTGAGCGGCGAAAATGCGGCCCCTGCTGGTATTGGCGGCCGGGCCGTGCGGGTTTCCGCGCTGACGGGCCAGGGACTGGACCGGCTGGCGGTTGCGGTGGCGGAACTGCTGGGTCGGGATCGCCGCCGGGTGCGGGTGGAGGTGCCCTACCACCGGAGCGACCTGCGGTCCCGGATTCATGCCGGGGGCCCCGTCCTGGCGGAAGAACCGGTCCCGGCGGGCTGGAGCCTGGTGGCCCTCCTGCCGCAGGCCGAGATCGGGCGGCTCCGGCGGGCCGGGTGCCGCATCGAGGACGCGGCGATCGGGGACGCGGAAGATGGTGCAAGGAGGCTGGACGGGAGCCGGCCTTGA
- the mutS gene encoding DNA mismatch repair protein MutS, which yields MMRQYREWKERYPDCILFFRLGDFYEMFGDDARLAARILDITLTSRETAKGERVPMCGVPYHAVDQYLPRLVEAGYRVAICEQVEDPRLARGLVRREVVRVVTPGTLWSAAGRDESRYVAALALDPDPATRPAGNGRVPAPQPAGSGLETGSAAGAPRVLGLAYADVSTGEFTIAQLAGDDPLRLALDELARLQAAECLLGPGLEGPGAAGLEQTLRERGCTLTRTEAGPWRLREAAAALAAQFGRPAVDQARAETGAAALSAGGGLLAYLRATQKVDLEHLRRLRTDALGQWLAIDANSRRNLELVRRLRDGSRQGTLLDVLDLTETAMGRRLLRQWIERPLVDPAAISARLDAVEALVRDPFLRAGLRQQLAGMQDLPRLLGRVGYQQANARDLLGIARALERLPELAAQLEGAARAGPLGRLEAVRQALDPQLAGLAARLRGALVDDPPTGITEGGLIRDGFHPEVDALRQAMAQGRHWIAALEARERERTGIKSLKVGFNKVFGYFIEVTRANRHLVPPDYERRQTLAGAERFVTPELKAMESRILGAEERLAALEHQLFLELRQEVAAAIPQLQATADALAELDVLAALAEAAARYGYVRPKLAADRRLRIKAGRHPVLDRTLEGRFVPNDIDLDGEEERVMLITGPNMAGKSTFMRQVALIVIMAQMGSFVPAAEAEIGLVDRIFCRVGASDDLASGQSTFMVEVAETALAVHHATPRSLILLDEIGRGTSTFDGIAIARAVIEYIHDRIGARTLVSTHYHELTGLAATRPGIRNYHARVVEEGDGIRFLWRIAPGGADRSYGINVARLAGLPVEIVERAKAILAELDRRAGPRQISLADLMAQPVGAPPSRDEPGTGAAGAAPPAGVPGSGGGSPPGAPQPGAAAGETGGRATTGRAGGEAAGTAGLGPGSPAGAPGTAGALPGWSQAAAAREPGTGEPPGPAGVLGTGPGAPGAVPAPAAPPATAPGAGDGAPAAGGTAASAAPPAGERLARAWLEQLARLDLVRLTPLDAMNLLYAWQRRLKRLAEGGE from the coding sequence ATGATGCGTCAGTACCGGGAGTGGAAGGAGCGCTACCCGGACTGCATCCTGTTCTTCCGCCTGGGCGACTTCTACGAGATGTTCGGCGACGACGCCCGCCTGGCCGCCAGGATCCTGGACATCACCCTGACCTCCCGGGAGACGGCCAAGGGCGAGCGGGTGCCCATGTGCGGCGTGCCCTACCACGCCGTCGACCAGTACCTGCCGCGCCTGGTGGAAGCGGGCTACCGGGTCGCCATCTGCGAGCAGGTGGAGGATCCGCGGCTGGCCCGGGGGCTGGTGCGCCGGGAGGTGGTGCGGGTCGTCACCCCCGGCACCCTCTGGTCGGCGGCGGGACGGGACGAGAGCCGGTACGTGGCCGCCCTGGCCCTCGACCCGGATCCGGCCACCCGGCCCGCGGGTAATGGCCGGGTCCCGGCTCCGCAGCCGGCAGGCAGCGGCCTTGAGACCGGCAGCGCCGCGGGGGCACCGCGGGTTCTGGGGCTCGCCTACGCCGACGTGTCCACGGGCGAGTTCACCATCGCCCAGCTGGCCGGGGACGACCCCCTGCGCCTGGCCCTGGACGAGCTGGCCCGGCTGCAGGCGGCCGAGTGCCTGCTGGGACCGGGGCTGGAGGGACCTGGCGCCGCCGGGCTGGAGCAGACCCTGCGGGAGCGAGGCTGCACGCTCACCCGCACCGAGGCCGGTCCCTGGCGCCTCCGGGAAGCCGCCGCCGCCCTGGCGGCCCAGTTCGGCCGGCCGGCGGTCGACCAGGCCCGGGCGGAGACCGGGGCCGCCGCCTTGAGCGCGGGCGGCGGGCTCCTGGCCTACCTCCGGGCCACGCAGAAGGTGGACCTGGAGCACCTGCGCCGGCTGCGGACCGATGCCCTGGGACAGTGGCTGGCCATCGACGCCAACAGCCGCCGGAACCTGGAGCTGGTGCGCCGGCTGCGGGACGGCTCCCGCCAGGGCACCCTGCTGGACGTGCTGGACCTGACGGAAACGGCGATGGGCCGGCGACTCTTGCGCCAGTGGATCGAGCGTCCCCTGGTGGACCCTGCGGCCATCTCCGCCCGGCTCGATGCGGTGGAGGCCCTGGTGCGCGACCCCTTCCTGCGGGCCGGGCTGCGGCAGCAACTGGCCGGCATGCAGGACCTGCCGCGTCTTTTGGGCCGGGTGGGCTACCAGCAGGCCAACGCCCGCGACCTGCTGGGCATCGCCCGCGCCCTGGAGCGGCTGCCGGAGCTGGCAGCGCAGCTGGAGGGAGCCGCCAGGGCCGGCCCCCTGGGCCGGCTGGAGGCCGTCCGCCAGGCCCTGGATCCCCAACTGGCGGGCCTGGCCGCCCGGTTGCGAGGGGCGCTGGTGGACGATCCGCCCACCGGCATCACCGAGGGCGGGCTGATCCGGGACGGGTTCCACCCCGAAGTGGATGCCCTGCGCCAGGCCATGGCCCAGGGCCGCCACTGGATCGCGGCCCTGGAGGCGCGGGAGCGGGAGCGCACGGGCATCAAATCCCTGAAGGTGGGCTTCAACAAGGTCTTCGGGTACTTCATCGAGGTGACCCGGGCCAACCGCCACCTGGTGCCTCCCGACTACGAGCGGCGGCAGACGCTGGCAGGGGCCGAGCGTTTCGTCACCCCGGAGCTCAAGGCGATGGAGAGCCGGATCCTGGGGGCGGAGGAACGCCTGGCGGCCCTGGAGCACCAGCTGTTCCTCGAACTGCGGCAGGAGGTGGCCGCAGCCATCCCCCAGCTGCAGGCCACCGCCGACGCCCTGGCCGAGCTGGACGTGCTGGCCGCCCTGGCCGAGGCCGCGGCCCGGTACGGGTACGTGCGCCCCAAGCTGGCCGCCGACCGCCGGCTGCGCATCAAGGCAGGGCGGCACCCCGTGCTGGACCGGACGCTGGAGGGCCGGTTCGTCCCCAACGACATCGACCTGGACGGCGAAGAGGAACGGGTCATGCTGATCACCGGCCCCAACATGGCCGGCAAGAGCACCTTCATGCGCCAGGTGGCCCTCATCGTCATCATGGCCCAGATGGGCAGCTTCGTGCCGGCCGCCGAGGCGGAGATCGGCCTGGTCGACCGGATCTTCTGCCGGGTAGGGGCCAGCGACGACCTGGCCTCGGGCCAGTCCACCTTCATGGTGGAGGTGGCGGAGACGGCCCTGGCCGTGCACCACGCCACCCCCCGCAGCCTGATCCTGCTGGACGAGATCGGCCGCGGCACCAGCACTTTCGACGGCATCGCCATCGCCCGGGCGGTGATCGAGTACATCCACGACCGCATCGGGGCCCGCACCCTGGTGTCGACCCACTACCACGAGCTGACGGGCCTGGCGGCCACGCGCCCCGGGATCCGCAACTACCACGCCCGGGTGGTGGAGGAAGGGGACGGCATCCGCTTCCTCTGGCGCATCGCGCCCGGCGGCGCCGATCGCAGCTACGGCATCAATGTAGCCCGGCTGGCGGGGTTGCCGGTGGAGATCGTGGAGCGGGCCAAGGCCATCCTGGCGGAACTGGACCGGCGGGCCGGGCCGCGGCAGATCTCCCTGGCCGACCTGATGGCGCAGCCCGTGGGGGCTCCGCCGTCCCGGGACGAACCCGGCACCGGCGCCGCCGGAGCGGCGCCGCCGGCTGGGGTCCCCGGCTCCGGCGGCGGCAGCCCGCCCGGCGCGCCGCAACCGGGCGCCGCAGCGGGGGAGACCGGCGGGAGGGCCACCACCGGGCGGGCCGGCGGCGAGGCGGCGGGGACCGCGGGCCTCGGGCCGGGCTCGCCGGCAGGGGCGCCGGGTACCGCCGGGGCGCTGCCGGGCTGGTCCCAGGCTGCCGCTGCCCGGGAGCCCGGTACGGGGGAGCCTCCCGGCCCGGCCGGGGTCTTGGGGACGGGGCCCGGGGCACCCGGTGCGGTCCCCGCACCTGCCGCCCCGCCCGCCACCGCCCCCGGCGCGGGGGACGGGGCGCCGGCCGCCGGGGGGACGGCGGCCTCCGCCGCCCCGCCCGCAGGGGAGCGCCTGGCGAGGGCCTGGCTCGAGCAGCTGGCCCGGCTGGATCTGGTCCGCCTGACGCCGCTGGATGCCATGAACCTGCTCTACGCCTGGCAGCGGCGGCTGAAGCGGCTCGCGGAGGGCGGCGAATAG
- the mutL gene encoding DNA mismatch repair endonuclease MutL yields MGRIRRLDPQVINQIAAGEVVERPASVVKELVENSLDAGARRIRVDVAEGGLRSITVSDDGCGMDPDDALLAVERHATSKISRLDDLARAGTLGFRGEALAAMASVARLELVTRPPAAEGGFRVVVEGGAQRSAGPWASPPGTRVTVRDLFFNTPARRKHLKGPVAEFGRIADVVTAHALARPDVRFELWHNGREVLRTSGSGDPAVAVLECFGPDVATGLIPVAAAGDACRIEGYVGAPRIARASRAWQFFSINRRPVQVPSLRFSLENAYRHLLPARRYPVAVLALTVPGEEVDVNVHPAKLEVRLVRERAVASLLYRAVESALAERDPLRPAAPGPFYAPSPGNPGERFTPPKGPWGNGEGPWRPGSPRWVRGASWAVRPGSGRAPEVASGGAAGGTAEAAAEAAAAYEGATAAWLEVFRRGEEPHGTGAARGPRAGQAGTPGETFEPAPQPPGEGWGSPGARRDDPAGGTGSPAAGTGSLAREEEVPDGARQPGVGPAGPTQDARDLLLRLEPLGQVAGTYLACAGPDGLYVVDQHAAHERIYFERFLAQGAGQAGVPAQLLAVPVVLDLPASEYALLLEQAAAVARMGFQIEPFGPRSVAVRAVPAALADRPAPSLLADLLARLLAEAVRGGGEEAPVLDTDRAARILAACKAAIKAGDRLHPQEMAQLLADLARCRQPYACPHGRPTVIRVGVDELERRFGRRGGG; encoded by the coding sequence ATGGGCAGGATCCGGCGCCTGGATCCCCAGGTGATCAACCAGATCGCCGCCGGCGAGGTGGTGGAACGGCCCGCCTCGGTGGTCAAGGAGCTGGTGGAGAACAGCCTGGATGCCGGCGCCCGCCGCATCCGCGTCGACGTGGCGGAGGGCGGCCTGCGCTCCATCACCGTGTCCGACGACGGCTGCGGCATGGACCCCGACGATGCCCTGCTGGCCGTGGAGCGCCACGCCACCAGCAAGATCAGCCGCCTGGACGATCTGGCCCGCGCCGGCACCCTGGGCTTCCGGGGCGAGGCCCTGGCGGCCATGGCCTCGGTGGCCCGCCTGGAGCTGGTCACCCGGCCGCCGGCGGCGGAGGGCGGCTTCCGCGTGGTGGTCGAAGGCGGCGCCCAGCGCAGCGCCGGGCCCTGGGCCAGCCCGCCCGGCACCCGGGTGACCGTGCGGGACCTGTTCTTCAACACGCCGGCCCGGCGCAAGCACCTCAAGGGGCCCGTGGCCGAGTTCGGCCGCATCGCCGACGTGGTCACCGCCCACGCCCTGGCCCGGCCCGACGTGCGCTTCGAGCTCTGGCACAACGGCCGGGAGGTGCTGCGCACCTCCGGCAGCGGCGACCCAGCGGTGGCGGTGCTGGAGTGCTTCGGGCCCGACGTGGCCACCGGCCTGATCCCGGTGGCGGCCGCCGGCGACGCCTGCCGGATCGAGGGTTACGTGGGGGCCCCGCGCATCGCCCGGGCCAGCCGGGCCTGGCAGTTCTTCAGCATCAACCGCCGGCCCGTCCAGGTGCCGAGCCTGCGCTTCAGCCTGGAGAACGCCTACCGCCACCTGCTGCCCGCCCGCCGCTACCCCGTGGCCGTGCTGGCGCTGACGGTGCCGGGGGAGGAGGTCGACGTCAACGTCCACCCCGCCAAGCTGGAGGTGCGCCTGGTGCGGGAACGGGCGGTGGCGTCCCTGCTCTACCGGGCGGTGGAGAGCGCCCTGGCCGAGCGGGACCCGCTGCGTCCTGCGGCGCCGGGCCCCTTCTATGCACCCTCTCCTGGAAACCCCGGCGAGCGGTTCACGCCCCCCAAGGGGCCCTGGGGCAATGGGGAAGGCCCCTGGCGCCCGGGGTCGCCCCGGTGGGTGCGGGGGGCGTCGTGGGCGGTGCGGCCGGGGAGCGGTCGAGCTCCCGAAGTGGCGTCCGGAGGGGCGGCGGGAGGGACGGCGGAGGCCGCGGCGGAAGCGGCGGCAGCCTATGAGGGGGCCACGGCCGCCTGGCTGGAGGTCTTCCGCCGGGGGGAAGAACCCCACGGGACCGGGGCGGCGCGCGGGCCACGAGCGGGACAGGCCGGTACTCCCGGGGAGACGTTCGAGCCCGCGCCGCAGCCGCCCGGCGAGGGGTGGGGGAGTCCGGGCGCCCGGAGGGACGACCCCGCCGGTGGAACGGGCAGCCCGGCGGCCGGGACCGGGTCCCTTGCCCGGGAGGAGGAGGTGCCCGACGGAGCGCGGCAGCCGGGCGTGGGGCCCGCGGGCCCCACGCAGGACGCCCGGGATCTGCTGCTGCGCCTGGAGCCCCTCGGCCAGGTGGCGGGGACCTACCTGGCCTGTGCGGGACCCGACGGCCTGTACGTGGTCGACCAGCATGCCGCCCACGAGCGGATCTACTTCGAGCGGTTCCTGGCTCAGGGAGCCGGCCAGGCCGGCGTGCCCGCCCAGCTGCTGGCCGTCCCCGTGGTGCTGGACCTGCCGGCATCGGAATACGCGCTGCTGCTCGAGCAGGCGGCCGCCGTGGCCCGCATGGGCTTTCAGATCGAGCCCTTCGGGCCCCGCTCCGTGGCCGTGCGGGCGGTCCCGGCCGCCCTGGCCGACCGGCCGGCGCCGTCCCTGCTGGCCGACCTCCTGGCCCGGCTGCTGGCCGAGGCGGTCCGCGGCGGGGGGGAGGAGGCGCCGGTCCTGGACACCGACCGGGCGGCCCGGATCCTGGCGGCCTGCAAGGCGGCCATCAAGGCGGGGGACCGGCTCCACCCCCAGGAAATGGCCCAGCTTCTGGCCGACCTGGCCCGCTGCCGGCAACCCTATGCCTGTCCCCACGGCCGGCCCACGGTGATCCGCGTGGGGGTCGACGAGCTGGAGCGCCGGTTCGGCCGGCGGGGCGGGGGGTGA
- a CDS encoding GTPase domain-containing protein: MKTALIIGQANAGKTLFLLNFARYLGIERAEMTVQAAEGGTFTRPCHLERDRPLLVGDEPHTTRCLQSLTVSVPGRKRARVVVLTDSTGLLDGIDEDRQVRLAVAQTLRALRLADAVLHVIDADRVGRQGRSAIAEVEVQIARYLPLRAPYAVLANKMDLPAAPGGLATIRRVFSGRPVLPVSALQRTGFREVRRFVARYV, from the coding sequence GTGAAGACGGCGCTGATCATCGGGCAAGCCAACGCGGGCAAGACCCTGTTCCTGCTCAACTTCGCGCGCTACCTGGGGATCGAACGGGCGGAGATGACCGTCCAGGCGGCCGAGGGCGGCACCTTCACCCGGCCCTGCCACCTGGAACGGGACCGCCCGCTGCTGGTGGGGGACGAGCCCCACACCACCCGCTGCCTGCAGTCGCTGACGGTGTCCGTGCCGGGCCGCAAGCGGGCCCGGGTGGTGGTGCTCACCGACTCCACCGGCCTTCTGGACGGCATCGACGAGGACCGCCAGGTCCGGCTGGCGGTGGCCCAGACCCTGCGGGCCCTCCGGCTGGCCGATGCCGTGCTGCACGTGATCGATGCCGACCGGGTGGGGCGGCAGGGCCGGAGCGCCATCGCCGAGGTGGAGGTCCAGATCGCCCGCTACCTGCCCCTGCGGGCACCCTACGCCGTCCTGGCCAACAAGATGGACCTGCCCGCCGCGCCCGGCGGGCTGGCCACCATCCGGCGGGTTTTCAGCGGCCGGCCGGTGCTGCCGGTCTCGGCCCTGCAGCGGACCGGCTTCCGGGAGGTGCGGCGCTTTGTGGCCCGCTACGTCTGA
- the miaA gene encoding tRNA (adenosine(37)-N6)-dimethylallyltransferase MiaA, translating into MLIVIVGPTAVGKTELSLLLADLMPVEVVSADSTQVYRGLDIGTDKVDPAVRRRIPHHLIDIRDPDEPYSVADFRRDATAAIQAICRRGRYPVLVGGTGYYVTALLRGFDFEPVPPDPDLRRRLEEEYEKLGPEALHRRLAAVDPQRAAVIYPRDRKRLVRALEIWYQTGRPPSQFAPPRSGPLAFAARCYGLTAPRDDVYRAIARRVDRQLARGLVEEVRRLLEAGYDPRLPALQALGYKEIAGYLRGEYDLAEARRRLIRNTRHYAKRQWTWFRHQLPEVRWFDRREWTLPQVARFIAAEAGAGMPSGKVRAPVAPAKDDPGQAPAPGR; encoded by the coding sequence GTGCTCATCGTGATCGTGGGACCCACGGCGGTGGGCAAGACCGAACTCTCCCTGCTGCTGGCCGATCTCATGCCCGTCGAAGTGGTTTCCGCCGATTCCACCCAGGTCTACCGGGGCCTGGACATCGGCACCGACAAGGTCGATCCTGCCGTCCGGCGCCGCATCCCCCACCACCTGATCGACATCCGTGACCCCGATGAGCCGTACAGCGTGGCCGATTTCCGGCGGGACGCCACGGCGGCCATCCAGGCCATCTGCCGGCGGGGGCGGTACCCGGTGCTGGTGGGAGGGACGGGCTACTACGTCACCGCCCTGCTGCGGGGCTTTGACTTCGAGCCCGTTCCTCCCGACCCGGACCTGCGGCGGCGGCTGGAAGAAGAGTACGAGAAGCTGGGCCCGGAGGCCCTCCACCGGCGGCTGGCCGCCGTCGACCCCCAGCGGGCCGCGGTCATCTACCCCCGCGATCGCAAGCGGCTGGTCCGGGCCCTGGAGATCTGGTACCAGACCGGCCGGCCGCCCAGCCAGTTCGCGCCGCCGCGCTCGGGGCCCCTCGCCTTCGCCGCCCGCTGCTACGGCCTGACGGCACCGCGGGATGACGTCTACCGCGCCATCGCCCGGCGGGTCGACCGCCAGCTGGCCCGGGGCCTGGTGGAGGAGGTGCGGCGGCTGCTGGAGGCGGGGTACGACCCCCGGCTGCCGGCGCTGCAGGCCCTGGGCTACAAGGAGATCGCGGGATACCTGCGGGGCGAGTACGACCTGGCCGAGGCCCGGCGGCGGCTCATTCGCAACACGCGGCACTATGCCAAGCGGCAGTGGACCTGGTTCCGCCACCAGCTGCCGGAGGTCCGGTGGTTCGACCGCCGGGAGTGGACCCTGCCCCAGGTGGCCCGCTTCATCGCGGCGGAGGCGGGGGCGGGGATGCCGTCCGGGAAGGTACGGGCTCCGGTGGCACCGGCAAAAGACGACCCGGGCCAGGCCCCTGCCCCGGGCCGCTGA
- a CDS encoding AAA family ATPase, whose amino-acid sequence MERVVVTRPPAGGRVPSPQPPQPSSPDEVLRWIEDGRIAPPQAVVYLHRLEREPAPDTTEDQRQREREIEAALAELDALIGLHHVKRVVREIRAYVTVRERRARAGLINEPLTLHMVFTGNPGTGKTTVARILARLFRALGVLEKGHLVEVERADLVGEYIGHTAQKTRQVIHQALGGVLFIDEAYSLARGGEKDFGKEAIDTLVKQMEDHRQRLVVILAGYRQEMAWFLQVNPGLRSRFPIHLTFPDYTVDELVAIAHQLAGQRQYRLDPGAEQRLREILLSLPPGYGERSGNARTVRNLIERAIRRQAVRLLDRPAAGREELMRLTAADFDPAPGPGEGWP is encoded by the coding sequence ATGGAACGCGTCGTCGTCACCCGCCCGCCCGCGGGCGGCCGGGTGCCGTCCCCGCAACCGCCCCAGCCGTCCTCCCCCGACGAGGTGCTGCGCTGGATCGAGGACGGCCGCATCGCCCCGCCCCAGGCGGTGGTCTACCTGCACCGGCTGGAGCGGGAACCGGCACCGGACACCACGGAGGACCAGCGGCAGCGAGAGCGGGAAATCGAAGCGGCCCTGGCCGAGCTGGACGCGCTGATCGGCCTGCACCACGTCAAGCGGGTGGTCCGGGAGATCCGGGCCTACGTCACCGTGCGGGAGCGCCGGGCCCGGGCCGGCCTGATCAACGAGCCCCTGACCCTGCATATGGTCTTTACCGGCAACCCGGGCACCGGCAAGACCACCGTGGCCCGCATCCTGGCCCGGCTCTTCCGGGCCCTGGGCGTGCTGGAAAAGGGCCACCTGGTGGAGGTCGAGCGGGCCGACCTGGTGGGCGAGTACATCGGCCACACGGCCCAGAAAACGCGCCAGGTCATCCACCAGGCCCTGGGCGGGGTGCTGTTCATCGATGAGGCGTACTCCCTGGCTCGGGGCGGCGAGAAGGACTTCGGCAAGGAAGCCATCGACACCCTGGTCAAGCAGATGGAAGACCACCGGCAGCGGCTGGTGGTCATCCTGGCAGGGTACCGGCAGGAGATGGCCTGGTTCCTCCAGGTGAACCCGGGCCTGCGCTCCCGGTTCCCCATCCACCTGACCTTTCCCGACTATACCGTGGACGAACTGGTGGCCATCGCCCACCAGCTGGCCGGGCAGCGGCAATACCGGCTGGATCCCGGCGCCGAGCAGAGGCTGCGGGAGATCCTCCTGTCCCTGCCTCCCGGCTACGGCGAGCGGTCCGGCAACGCCCGCACGGTCCGCAACCTGATCGAGCGGGCCATCCGCCGGCAGGCCGTCCGGTTGCTGGACCGGCCCGCGGCCGGCCGGGAGGAGCTCATGCGCCTCACCGCGGCCGATTTCGACCCGGCCCCCGGCCCCGGGGAGGGGTGGCCGTGA